A stretch of DNA from Yoonia sp. BS5-3:
GTCGGCTATATTATTTACCTGCGCGCCACGCTGCGCTCGATCGGGATCTTTGGGATGGTGCTTGTGCTGGCGGTTGTTGGCACCTTGATATGGGTGCTGTTCGATCAAGGGATGATCAGCCTGGACAATCCGACCATCAACACCTGGATCGCGATTTTTGCGCTATCGATGGTTTTGGCCATCGGGCTGAGCTGGTCGATTGTGCGCCGCAAGCTCTCTGGCCAGGCCGATATGGATGACGTTGACGAATAACCCCGCGTTTGGGGGGTTGCGGGATCAGGCCTCAGCTTTTAGATACCGCTTGTTCGTGACCGCCCCGAAAGGCCTGAAATGGAAAATGTCGTCCT
This window harbors:
- a CDS encoding DUF6524 family protein, translating into MGFLIRWVFAFILLAATYNPTQWNFVRWSMANYETSLSVTVLFALVLLVGYIIYLRATLRSIGIFGMVLVLAVVGTLIWVLFDQGMISLDNPTINTWIAIFALSMVLAIGLSWSIVRRKLSGQADMDDVDE